The Streptomyces sp. HUAS CB01 genome has a segment encoding these proteins:
- a CDS encoding aminotransferase class IV, with amino-acid sequence MRIWVNGGLRDADDALVSVFDHGLTVGDGIFETVKATDGRLFALTRHLDRLTRSARGLGLPDPDHDEVRRACEAVIEANPMPLGRLRITYTGGLSPLGSDRGDKGPSLVVALAAATRRPDTTAVITVPWTRNERGALAGLKTTSYAENVVALARAHEQGASEAIFANTVGQLCEGTGSNIFVVVDGQLFTPPLSSGCLAGITRALTADWTGAQEADLPMDVLERAEEIFLTSSTRDVQAVHRVDGRELPGAPGPLTAKAMRIFEEHAAADPDPLP; translated from the coding sequence ATGAGGATCTGGGTCAACGGCGGACTGCGGGACGCCGACGACGCCCTGGTTTCCGTGTTCGACCACGGGCTGACCGTGGGCGACGGAATCTTCGAGACCGTGAAGGCGACCGACGGCCGCCTCTTCGCCCTCACCCGCCACCTCGACCGGCTCACCCGCTCGGCCCGCGGCCTCGGCCTGCCCGACCCGGACCACGACGAGGTGCGCCGTGCCTGCGAGGCCGTGATCGAGGCCAACCCCATGCCGCTGGGCCGGCTGCGGATCACCTACACGGGCGGGCTCTCGCCTCTCGGCTCCGACCGCGGCGACAAGGGCCCCTCCCTCGTCGTCGCCCTCGCCGCGGCCACGCGAAGGCCCGACACCACCGCCGTGATCACCGTGCCGTGGACCCGCAACGAGCGCGGTGCGCTGGCAGGGCTGAAGACCACTTCGTACGCCGAGAACGTCGTCGCCCTCGCCCGGGCCCATGAGCAGGGCGCGTCCGAGGCGATCTTCGCCAACACCGTCGGGCAGCTGTGCGAGGGCACCGGCTCGAACATCTTCGTCGTCGTCGACGGCCAGTTGTTCACCCCGCCCCTCTCCTCGGGCTGCCTCGCCGGGATCACCCGCGCCCTGACCGCGGACTGGACCGGGGCACAGGAGGCGGACCTGCCGATGGACGTGCTGGAGCGTGCCGAGGAGATCTTCCTGACCTCCTCGACCCGCGACGTCCAGGCCGTCCACCGTGTCGACGGCCGCGAGCTGCCCGGGGCCCCCGGGCCCCTGACGGCCAAGGCCATGCGGATCTTCGAGGAGCACGCCGCCGCGGACCCCGATCCCCTGCCCTGA
- a CDS encoding phosphotransferase family protein, producing the protein MRALSEVAREAAHVPGPRDACRACGQDADVLAERADAVVVRHGRAVAKAHAPWTDPADHRIRVALAAHPRLAGILLPPVLDAATLGERPVTTWPYGSPVDPSDPDAAPWEEAAALLARLHTVPLDALPGPLPVMRGPAKAAAAVARMHTAAPAHPAACAVLGAWHRLPAWARDEGPAPVPARLCHGDLHLGQLVRHPAGDGAWHLIDVDDLGLGDPAWDLARPAAWFAAGLLAPDDWARFLGAYRVAGGPAAGPAGADPWPPLDVPARALTVQAAALAVAKSTAESRDLDDAERAMTDACARIASLPPELDDMIPS; encoded by the coding sequence GTGCGTGCCCTGTCGGAGGTGGCGCGGGAGGCGGCGCATGTGCCGGGCCCGCGGGACGCGTGCCGGGCCTGCGGGCAGGACGCGGACGTGCTGGCCGAGCGGGCCGACGCGGTCGTCGTACGCCACGGCCGTGCCGTCGCCAAGGCTCACGCGCCCTGGACCGACCCCGCCGACCACCGCATACGGGTCGCCCTCGCCGCGCACCCCCGGCTCGCCGGGATCCTGCTGCCGCCCGTCCTGGACGCCGCCACCCTCGGCGAGCGCCCCGTCACCACCTGGCCCTACGGCAGCCCCGTCGACCCCTCCGACCCGGACGCGGCCCCCTGGGAGGAGGCCGCGGCACTACTCGCCCGGCTCCACACCGTGCCGCTCGACGCACTGCCCGGCCCACTGCCGGTGATGCGGGGGCCGGCCAAGGCGGCCGCCGCGGTCGCCCGGATGCACACGGCCGCCCCCGCGCATCCCGCCGCGTGCGCCGTGCTCGGCGCCTGGCACCGGCTGCCGGCCTGGGCGCGGGACGAAGGTCCCGCACCCGTTCCCGCCCGGCTGTGCCACGGCGACCTGCATCTGGGCCAGTTGGTCCGCCACCCCGCAGGCGACGGCGCCTGGCACCTCATCGACGTCGACGACCTCGGTCTCGGCGACCCCGCCTGGGACCTCGCCCGCCCCGCCGCCTGGTTCGCGGCGGGCCTCCTCGCACCGGACGACTGGGCGCGGTTCCTCGGCGCGTACCGTGTGGCAGGCGGCCCCGCGGCGGGGCCCGCCGGAGCCGACCCGTGGCCGCCGCTCGACGTCCCGGCCCGCGCCCTGACCGTCCAGGCCGCCGCCCTCGCCGTGGCGAAGAGCACCGCCGAGTCGCGCGATCTCGACGACGCGGAAAGGGCGATGACCGACGCTTGCGCCCGAATTGCCTCTCTCCCACCCGAGTTGGACGACATGATCCCGTCGTAG
- a CDS encoding GNAT family N-acetyltransferase produces MTTTLRPTGPLQRGADGAMARGYDVCVNGRPVGTVELARDPDAGPPTGVLRSLRIDEADRGRGRGTVAALAAEEVLRGWGCTRIVTVVPAEAAAALRLAGALWYAESGRTLSKEAPPEPPELPGGVDGRPLTDEEFRSWRAGAVERYARTWTERGLPEDRARARSEADHREKLPHGAATRGAFLRALVVDGAAVGHVWVAERPPRPGERGAYVYDVHVGEGHRGQGYGRALMLVAERLAHAAGAPELRLHVASGNIPAAGLYASLGYRPVLHHLTKPLL; encoded by the coding sequence ATGACCACCACCCTGCGGCCGACCGGGCCGCTTCAGCGGGGCGCGGACGGCGCCATGGCACGCGGCTACGACGTCTGTGTCAACGGCAGGCCCGTGGGCACCGTCGAGCTCGCCCGCGACCCGGACGCCGGTCCGCCCACGGGCGTGCTGCGGTCCCTGCGGATCGACGAGGCCGACCGGGGTCGCGGCCGGGGCACGGTCGCGGCCCTCGCCGCCGAGGAGGTGCTGCGCGGCTGGGGCTGCACGCGCATCGTCACCGTCGTCCCCGCGGAGGCCGCCGCCGCGCTGCGTCTGGCCGGCGCGCTCTGGTACGCCGAGAGCGGCCGCACGCTGTCCAAGGAGGCGCCGCCCGAGCCGCCCGAGCTGCCCGGGGGAGTGGACGGCCGCCCCCTCACGGACGAGGAGTTCCGCTCGTGGCGGGCGGGTGCCGTGGAGCGGTACGCACGCACCTGGACGGAACGGGGCCTGCCCGAGGACCGGGCCCGCGCCCGGTCCGAGGCCGACCACCGCGAGAAGCTGCCCCACGGCGCCGCGACGCGTGGCGCGTTCCTGCGGGCCCTGGTCGTGGACGGCGCCGCCGTGGGCCACGTCTGGGTCGCTGAGCGCCCGCCGCGCCCGGGGGAGCGGGGCGCGTACGTGTACGACGTGCACGTCGGCGAGGGGCACCGCGGCCAGGGGTACGGCCGGGCCCTGATGCTGGTCGCGGAGCGGCTCGCCCACGCGGCCGGCGCCCCCGAGCTCCGACTGCACGTCGCTTCCGGCAACATCCCGGCCGCCGGCCTCTACGCGTCACTCGGCTACCGGCCCGTGCTCCACCACTTGACCAAGCCCCTGCTCTAG
- a CDS encoding chorismate-binding protein: MHDLAPMARFGGLFATDLRDVTSDPEALDSSGFWAVAADFEGRLTCARFGDVRQAPVPVPDPERWRGPAPGDWTSSLDRAAYTEGVRRIREHIAAGEVYQANLCRVLSAPLPDPAAADVDALTALLARGNPAPYAGTIRLPAHGVEIATASPELYLRREGSTVESGPIKGTGRTAADLLEKDHAENVMIVDLVRNDLGRVCASGSVTVPALCAVEAHPGLVHLVSTVRGELVAGAGWRELLDATFPPGSVTGAPKSSALRILAELETAPRGPYCGGIGWVDADRGTGELAVGIRTFWIDRAPGVLRFGTGAGITWGSDPEREWDETELKAARLLAVASGTYVQSGRTA, translated from the coding sequence GTGCACGACCTCGCTCCCATGGCCCGCTTCGGCGGCCTCTTCGCCACCGACCTCAGGGATGTCACCAGCGACCCCGAGGCACTGGACTCGTCCGGCTTCTGGGCCGTCGCAGCCGACTTCGAAGGGCGTCTGACCTGCGCCCGCTTCGGGGACGTCCGCCAGGCGCCGGTGCCCGTCCCGGACCCGGAACGCTGGCGCGGCCCCGCCCCCGGCGACTGGACCTCCTCCCTGGACCGGGCCGCGTACACCGAGGGCGTGCGACGTATCCGCGAGCACATCGCGGCCGGCGAGGTCTACCAGGCGAACCTCTGCCGGGTGCTGTCGGCCCCGCTGCCCGATCCCGCCGCAGCCGACGTCGACGCCCTGACCGCGCTCCTCGCGCGCGGCAACCCGGCCCCGTACGCGGGAACGATCAGGCTCCCCGCGCACGGTGTGGAGATCGCCACCGCCTCGCCCGAGCTCTATCTGCGCCGCGAGGGGAGCACGGTCGAGTCCGGGCCGATCAAGGGCACCGGCCGCACGGCCGCGGACCTGCTGGAGAAGGACCACGCCGAGAACGTGATGATCGTGGACCTGGTCCGCAACGACCTCGGCCGTGTCTGCGCCTCGGGGTCGGTGACCGTCCCGGCCCTGTGCGCCGTCGAGGCCCACCCCGGCCTGGTCCACCTCGTCTCCACCGTCCGGGGCGAGCTGGTGGCGGGCGCGGGATGGCGCGAGCTGCTGGACGCCACCTTTCCGCCCGGCTCGGTCACCGGTGCGCCGAAGTCCAGCGCGCTGCGGATCCTCGCCGAGCTGGAGACGGCACCCCGCGGCCCGTACTGCGGCGGCATCGGCTGGGTCGACGCCGACCGGGGCACCGGCGAGCTCGCCGTGGGCATACGCACCTTCTGGATCGACCGTGCCCCCGGAGTGCTCCGCTTCGGCACCGGCGCGGGGATCACCTGGGGCTCCGACCCGGAGAGGGAGTGGGACGAGACCGAGCTGAAGGCGGCCCGGCTGCTCGCGGTAGCGTCGGGAACGTACGTGCAGAGTGGAAGGACCGCGTGA
- a CDS encoding DsbA family protein codes for MSDSSPAPVVLDVWCELQCPDCRTALSDLRALRARYGDGLELRLRHFPLEKHKHAFAAAQAAEEAVEQGKGWEYVEAVLARVEELDREGEPFLVRIAGELGLDADEFDTALVDGRHILIVDADQAEGKAIGVTGTPTYVIGDERLDGGKSQEGLRERIEEIADRLLAG; via the coding sequence ATGAGCGACTCCTCCCCCGCCCCCGTCGTCCTGGACGTCTGGTGCGAGCTGCAGTGCCCCGACTGCCGTACCGCCCTCTCCGATCTGCGGGCCCTGCGCGCACGCTACGGCGACGGGCTGGAGCTGCGGCTGCGCCACTTCCCGCTGGAGAAGCACAAGCACGCCTTCGCCGCCGCGCAGGCCGCGGAGGAGGCCGTCGAACAGGGCAAGGGCTGGGAGTACGTGGAGGCCGTGCTCGCCCGGGTCGAGGAGCTGGACCGCGAGGGCGAGCCGTTCCTGGTCCGGATCGCCGGTGAACTCGGTCTGGACGCCGACGAGTTCGACACCGCCCTCGTCGACGGACGGCACATCCTGATCGTCGACGCCGACCAGGCCGAGGGCAAGGCGATCGGTGTCACCGGCACCCCGACGTACGTCATCGGCGACGAGCGGCTCGACGGCGGCAAGAGCCAGGAGGGGCTGCGCGAGCGCATCGAGGAGATCGCCGACCGGCTCCTCGCGGGTTGA
- a CDS encoding zf-TFIIB domain-containing protein codes for MQCPKCHAPMHTYNRNGVQIEQCSGCRGIFLDYGELEALTRLESQWGQQAPPPPPAAQGYPAPAQPAWGAPHHGHHGGHHRQRGFGRMLFSS; via the coding sequence ATGCAGTGTCCCAAGTGCCATGCACCCATGCACACGTACAACCGCAACGGCGTCCAGATCGAGCAGTGCAGCGGCTGCCGGGGGATATTCCTGGACTACGGGGAACTGGAGGCGCTGACCCGGCTGGAGAGCCAGTGGGGGCAGCAGGCCCCGCCGCCGCCGCCCGCAGCGCAGGGCTACCCGGCGCCCGCGCAGCCGGCCTGGGGTGCCCCGCACCACGGTCACCACGGCGGACACCACCGTCAGCGCGGCTTCGGCAGGATGCTCTTCTCGTCCTGA
- a CDS encoding SsgA family sporulation/cell division regulator: protein MNTTVSCELHLRLVVSSESSLPVPAGLRYDTADPYAVHATFHTGAEETVEWVFARDLLAEGLHRPTGTGDVRVWPSRSHGQGVVCIALSSPEGEALLEAPARALESFLKRTDAAVPPGTEHRHFDLDTELSHILAES from the coding sequence ATGAACACCACGGTCAGCTGCGAGCTGCACCTGCGCCTCGTTGTGTCGAGCGAGTCCTCACTGCCTGTACCCGCGGGCCTGCGGTATGACACGGCCGATCCGTATGCCGTGCACGCCACCTTCCACACCGGAGCCGAGGAGACGGTCGAATGGGTGTTCGCCCGCGACCTTCTCGCCGAGGGCCTTCATCGGCCCACAGGCACCGGCGACGTCAGAGTCTGGCCGTCGCGCAGTCACGGCCAGGGCGTCGTCTGCATCGCACTGAGCTCTCCCGAGGGCGAGGCCCTGCTGGAGGCCCCGGCGCGGGCCCTGGAGTCGTTCCTGAAGCGGACGGACGCCGCGGTCCCGCCCGGCACGGAGCATCGCCATTTCGATCTCGATACCGAGCTCTCGCACATCCTGGCGGAAAGCTGA
- a CDS encoding CGNR zinc finger domain-containing protein translates to MLIPHDTRIALDIVVDLVNTAPERAGSPEVDELGDVPSLYTFVKKYNISDVGELGEHDLNAVLEVRSRFEEVFAAPDARTAAELINRLVTSAGTTPQLTDHDGYDWHVHYFAPGASVAEHLAADCGMALAFMIVAGEQERLRRCEAPDCGRAFVDLSRNRSRRYCDSRTCGNRLHVAAYRARRREAAG, encoded by the coding sequence GTGCTGATCCCTCACGACACCCGCATCGCCCTCGACATCGTCGTCGATCTGGTGAACACCGCGCCCGAGCGCGCCGGCAGCCCCGAGGTCGACGAGCTCGGGGACGTGCCGTCGCTGTACACGTTCGTGAAGAAGTACAACATCAGTGACGTGGGTGAACTCGGCGAACACGATCTGAACGCCGTGCTCGAGGTGCGGAGCCGGTTCGAGGAGGTGTTCGCGGCTCCGGACGCCCGCACCGCAGCCGAACTCATCAACCGGCTCGTGACCTCGGCGGGGACCACGCCGCAGCTGACCGACCACGACGGCTACGACTGGCACGTGCACTACTTCGCGCCCGGCGCGTCGGTCGCCGAGCACCTCGCGGCCGACTGCGGCATGGCCCTGGCGTTCATGATCGTGGCGGGCGAGCAGGAGCGGCTGCGGCGCTGCGAGGCCCCGGACTGCGGCCGCGCCTTCGTCGATCTGTCCCGCAATCGCTCGCGCCGCTACTGCGACAGCCGTACCTGCGGCAACCGCCTGCACGTCGCCGCCTACCGGGCGCGCCGCAGGGAAGCGGCCGGCTGA